The segment TAACGCTCTGCAAGAACCAAACCAGAATGGAGGAATTCCGGAAAATGGGCTAATTTTTTTGCGGGGCATTTAAAAAAATGGTATTTATCAGAGGTTTGCATATGGACGGCTACCTGCTGCGGGCCGCCAGAGAGGCGGCTGCCATTTGTAAAGATAGCCTATCCGGAGTGGGTCTGCACCAATTTAGTGCGGCCTGTCTGGCTGGGTGCGTTGCCTTCCTCCCATCGGCAGGAAGCGGCTAGAAAAGGGTGCAGGCACAGGTCGGGACAGGGTGGGATTAATGCCGGATGGAGTGTCGATGCAGGTAAACGGTCACCGGTTCGGAGGAGAGGAGGACCTTGCCCGAGTCATCCTGCACCTGCACGGTGAGGCGATGGGCGCCACGGTCAAGATTGCTGAGCGAGAAGCTGCCCGAGGTCGATTCGGCCTGTACCTTGCCGTTGTCCATCAGCACCATTTTATGGCCTGCCTGAAGGCCGGGCGTGACACTGGCGGCAACGGCGAGATTCCCCGCATTGTCGCGCAGTGTCGTCTCGTTGGCCGGGCTGGTGATACTGATACCGGT is part of the Gammaproteobacteria bacterium genome and harbors:
- a CDS encoding DUF4124 domain-containing protein gives rise to the protein MRKLFILLFLFSTAASAEVYKQVNPDGSVTFTDAPREGDATPVPLPPANTFRPPAPPPMSSSPRSRKADIGAYTGISITSPANETTLRDNAGNLAVAASVTPGLQAGHKMVLMDNGKVQAESTSGSFSLSNLDRGAHRLTVQVQDDSGKVLLSSEPVTVYLHRHSIRH